Proteins found in one Triticum aestivum cultivar Chinese Spring chromosome 4D, IWGSC CS RefSeq v2.1, whole genome shotgun sequence genomic segment:
- the LOC123096815 gene encoding ATP-citrate synthase alpha chain protein 2 → MARKKIREYDSKRLLKEHLKRLAGIDLHILSAQVTQSTDFAELVNQHPWLSTTKLVVKPDMLFGKRGKSGLVALNLDVAQVKEFVKERLGVEVEMGGCKAPITTFIVEPFVPHDQEYYLSVVSERLGSTISFSECGGIEIEENWDKVKTVFLPTEKPMTPDACAPLIATLPLEARGKIGDFIKGVFAVFQDLDFSFIEMNPFTMVNGEPYPLDMRGELDDTASFKNFKKWGNLEFPLPFGRVLSSTESFIHELDDKTSASLKFTVLNPKGRIWTMVAGGGASVIYADTVGDLGYASELGNYAEYSGAPNQEEVLQYARVVLDCATADPDGRKRALLIGGGIANFTDVAATFSGIIQALREKESKLKASRMHLYVRRGGPNYQTGLAKMRKLGAEIGVPIEVYGPEETMTGICKQAIECIMAAS, encoded by the exons ATGGCGCGGAAGAAGATCCGGGAGTACGATTCCAAGCGCCTCCTCAAGGAGCACCTCAAGCGCCTGGCCGGCATCGACCTGCACATCCTCTCCGCCCAG GTCACACAATCGACGGACTTTGCGGAGCTTGTGAACCAGCATCCATGGCTGTCGACCACCAAACTGGTTGTGAAGCCTGACATGCTGTTCGGGAAGCGTGGGAAGAGTGGCCTTGTGGCACTCAACCTGGATGTAGCCCAAGTCAAGGAGTTTGTGAAGGAGCGGTTGGGAGTCGAG GTCGAGATGGGTGGCTGCAAAGCTCCAATTACCACCTTCATAGTTGAGCCGTTTGTCCCCCACGATCAAGAGTACTACCTTTCAGTTGTGTCCGAAAGGTTGGGTAGCACCATTAGCTTCTCGGAATGTGGAGGCATTGAAATCGAGGAGAACTGGGACAAGGTTAAGACAGTCTTTCTTCCGACTGAGAAGCCAATGACACCTGATGCTTGTGCTCCCTTGATTGCAACCCTTCCACTGGAG GCACGCGGAAAGATTGGTGATTTCATTAAAGGAGTGTTTGCTGTCTTCCAAG ACTTAGATTTCTCATTTATTGAGATGAACCCATTCACCATGGTGAATGGGGAGCCATATCCGCTGGACATGAGAGGAGAATTGGATGACACTGCATCTTTCAAGAACTTCAAGAA GTGGGGAAATTTAGAATTCCCTCTACCATTTGGCAGAGTTCTCAGTTCTACAGAAAGTTTTATCCATGAGCTGGACGATAAG ACCAGCGCGTCTTTGAAGTTCACAGTTTTGAACCCAAAGGGACGCATATGGACAATGGTTGCTGGAGGTGGTGCCAGTGTCATATACGCTGACACG GTTGGAGATTTGGGATATGCTTCAGAGTTAGGAAATTATGCAGAATACAGTGGTGCTCCCAACCAGGAGGAGGTTCTGCAGTATGCTAGAGTAGTACTTGAT TGTGCGACTGCGGACCCTGATGGCCGCAAGAGAGCCCTTCTCATTGGAGGTGGTATAGCCAACTTCACTGATGTCGCTGCCACTTTTAGTGGCATCATTCAGGCATTAAGAGAGAAG GAATCCAAGTTAAAGGCATCCAGGATGCACCTCTATGTTCGACGAGGCGGTCCAAATTACCAAACTGGACTGGCGAAAATGCGCAAGCTTGGTGCAGAAATCGGTGTTCCGATTGAG GTGTATGGACCGGAAGAGACAATGACTGGCATCTGCAAGCAAGCAATTGAATGCATTATGGCGGCATCATAA